The following coding sequences are from one Lolium rigidum isolate FL_2022 chromosome 6, APGP_CSIRO_Lrig_0.1, whole genome shotgun sequence window:
- the LOC124661735 gene encoding SNF1-related protein kinase regulatory subunit gamma-1-like, translated as MARPEENAKFPSCDAYFDTIQSKKKLPLALQESLTAAFAQIPVASFPDVPSGRVTEIPGETSVLDAVRILSEHNIRAAPVLNPQPGAPADWQGRYLGIIEYSAIILWVLDNADLAAVALSAGSATAAGVGMGAVGAVGVAALGATGPAAVAGLTAAAVGAAVAGGLTAEKGVAKDGVTAADHLGGDFYKVLLQQEPFKSTTVRSIVESYPWSPFVPVTLDSSMLTVLLLLSKYRLRNVPVIESDKPVIKNFITQTSVVKGLQQCKGRDWFDYISALPLSDLGLPFMSFDEVITVNSDDLILEAFKCMKDNKIGGVPVVEGPKRKLVGSVSIRDIRFLLLRPDLFSNFRQLTVLEFMKALGSTLPDSGDNGLVKPPLTCAPDASMGSVIDSIGSRITHRIYVVDGDYEVVGVVTLRDVISCFIHEPPGFCDSYLASAMEKLDDKGAAGSVENS; from the exons ATGGCTCGACCTGAGGAAAACGCGAAATTCCCTAGCTGTGATGCATACTTTGACACTATCCAGTCCAAGAAGAAGCTCCCGCTAGCTTTGCAGGAGTCCCTGACCGCAGCCTTTGCTCAGATTCCGGTCGCCTCATTTCCTGATGTTCCTAGTGGCCGAG TAACCGAAATTCCTGGAGAAACTTCTGTTCTTGATGCGGTCAGAATTTTATCCGAACACAACATAAGGGCAGCGCCGGTGCTGAATCCACAGCCTGGGGCGCCGGCTGACTGGCAAGGGAGGTATCTTGGCATCATTGAGTACTCAGCCATCATCCTCTGGGTACTTGATAATGCTGATCTTGCGGCCGTAGCACTGTCAGCTGGATCGGCAACTGCTGCGGGAGTTGGAATGGGTGCTGTTGGTGCAGTGGGGGTGGCAGCATTAGGTGCAACTGGCCCCGCAGCTGTTGCTGGCCTCACTGCTGCTGCCGTAGGGGCTGCTGTTGCTGGCGGTTTGACTGCCGAAAAGGGTGTTGCAAAGGATGGAGTAACTGCTGCTGATCATTTAGGAGGAGATTTCTACAAAGTTCTCCTTCAGCAAGAACCTTTCAAATCAACTACG gTTCGATCAATTGTGGAGTCCTACCCCTGGTCTCCTTTTGTCCCTGTTACGCTGGACAGTTCAATGCTTACTGTACTGTTGTTGCTCTCCAAGTACAGGTTGAGGAATGTCCCAGTGATTGAATCTGATAAGCCAGTCATTAAGAACTTCATTACTCAGACTAGTGTTGTTAAAGGGCTTCAGCAGTGCAAAGGAAGGGATTGGTTTGACTATATTTCTGCGCTTCCTCTTTCAGACTTGGGCCTTCCATTCATGTCATTTGACGAG GTTATTACAGTTAACAGTGATGATCTAATCTTAGAGGCTTTCAAGTGCATGAAGGATAACAAAATTGGTGGCGTACCTGTGGTAGAAGGCCCCAAAAGGAAACTAGTTGGCAGTGTGAGCATAAGGGACATTCGCTTCCTGTTGCTTAGGCCAGACTTGTTTTCTAATTTCAG GCAACTTACCGTCTTGGAGTTCATGAAGGCTCTAGGTTCCACTCTTCCTGATTCAGGGGACAACGGACTGGTGAAGCCGCCACTCACCTGTGCACCTGATGCTTCTATGGGCAGTGTAATTGACAGCATCGGATCGAGGATAACCCACCGGATATATGTGGTGGATGGTGACTATGAGGTTGTTGGTGTGGTGACACTGCGAGACGTGATCTCTTGCTTCATCCACGAGCCCCCTGGTTTCTGTGACAGTTATCTAGCTTCAGCGATGGAGAAGCTCGACGACAAAGGCGCTGCAGGATCCGTTGAGAACAGCTGA
- the LOC124663590 gene encoding histone deacetylase clr6-like → MEMEGNSLPSSSCPDGRKRRVCYYYDPGIANVDYGAHHVMVPRRVAMTHGLVTSYKLLPDMELLRTRPATEDELAGILTDDYLRLLRDLTPGTYRADTAGRHHIGALSGDERNDNPVIDGLWDYCARYAGGSLAAARALGSGKSDIAINWSGGMHHACSGEASGFCYVNDIVLAIRELLAAFPRVLYVDIDVHHGDGVEKYFAADGRVMTVSFHQYGRGGKGGDTFFFPGTGSAEDVGEGAGKYRTLNVPMKAGMDDAGYRELFVPIMREVMGVFRPDAIVLQCGADSLSGDRLGEFNLSVRGHAECVRYLRSFNVPLLLLGGGGYTINHVASCWCYETAVAVGKEKEIPDDIPHHGYEHYYKDQGYKLHYGVTKVGRNAAGTKEHMDNIRNEALKNVQNLHELLKHGVAPSVQFKDIHDRELYKKPPKTSGPKKRRGRDGDAEDPMDRLHRLCGEADVRNFFARVGEENIRGAASSPGRETKIYEEQRRRASSAAVHRFCH, encoded by the coding sequence ATGGAGATGGAAGGGAactcgctgccgtcgtcgtcgtgcCCCGACGGCAGGAAGCGGCGCGTCTGCTACTACTACGACCCTGGCATCGCCAACGTGGACTACGGCGCGCACCACGTGATGGTGCCCCGCCGCGTGGCCATGACGCACGGCCTCGTCACCTCCTACAAGCTCCTCCCCGACATGGAACTCCTCCGCACCAGACCCGCCACCGAGGACGAGCTCGCAGGCATCCTCACCGACGactacctccgcctcctccgcgacCTCACCCCGGGAACCTACCGAGCCGACACGGCGGGGCGGCACCACATCGGCGCCCTCTCCGGCGACGAGCGCAACGACAACCCGGTCATCGACGGCCTGTGGGACTACTGCGCGCGGTACGCCGGCGGGTCGCTGGCCGCGGCGCGCGCGCTCGGGAGCGGCAAGTCCGACATCGCCATCAACTGGTCCGGCGGGATGCACCACGCCTGCAGCGGCGAGGCCAGCGGCTTCTGCTACGTCAACGACATCGTGCTCGCCATCAGGGAGCTCCTGGCCGCCTTCCCCCGCGTGCTGTACGTGGACATCGACGTGCACCACGGCGACGGCGTCGAGAAGTACTTCGCGGCCGACGGCAGGGTCATGACGGTCTCCTTCCACCAGTACGGCCGCGGCGGCAAGGGGGGCGACACGTTCTTCTTCCCGGGGACCGGGAGCGCCGAGGACGTCGGCGAGGGCGCGGGGAAGTACCGCACGCTGAACGTGCCGATGAAGGCCGGCATGGACGACGCCGGGTACAGGGAGCTGTTCGTGCCGATCATGAGGGAGGTCATGGGAGTGTTCCGGCCAGACGCCATCGTGCTGCAGTGCGGCGCCGACTCGCTCTCCGGCGACCGGCTCGGGGAGTTCAACCTTTCCGTCAGAGGCCACGCGGAGTGCGTGAGGTACCTCCGGAGTTTCAACGTGCCACTGCtgctcctcggcggcggcgggtacACCATCAACCACGTCGCGTCGTGCTGGTGCTACGAGACCGCGGTCGCCGTTGGCAAGGAGAAGGAAATCCCCGACGACATACCCCACCATGGGTACGAGCACTACTACAAGGATCAGGGATACAAGCTCCACTACGGGGTTACCAAGGTGGGGAGAAACGCCGCCGGCACGAAAGAGCACATGGACAACATAAGGAATGAAGCTCTCAAGAACGTGCAGAACCTTCACGAGCTCTTGAAGCACGGCGTCGCTCCGAGCGTGCAGTTCAAGGACATCCACGACCGGGAACTCTACAAGAAACCTCCAAAAACGTCCGGTCCAAAAAAGAGAAGAGGCAGAGATGGAGATGCAGAGGACCCCATGGACAGGCTGCACCGGCTGTGCGGCGAGGCGGACGTCCGCAACTTCTTCGCCAGGGTGGGAGAAGAAAATATtagaggagcagcttcttcgccaGGTCGGGAGACGAAAATATACGAGGAACAGCGTCGTAGGGCGTCCTCCGCGGCTGTCCATAGGTTCTGCCATTGA